A stretch of the Cyprinus carpio isolate SPL01 chromosome B4, ASM1834038v1, whole genome shotgun sequence genome encodes the following:
- the sinhcaf gene encoding SIN3-HDAC complex-associated factor codes for MFGFHKPKMYRSLDGCCICRAKSSSSRFTDSKRYERDFQSCFGLGETRSGEICNACVLLVKRWKKLPVGSKKNWNHVVDARGGPSLKTTVKSKKVKSLSRRIRPNQLSRVQKELKRHNSDAHSTTSSASPAQSPSYSNQSDEGSDSELTPGSARSPVFSFLDLTYWKRQRVCCGIIYKGRFGEVLIDPHLYKPCCQKKQEQEQEEEEEEEEEEEEEDGDLEKEEVQSSQEILQPHSSPQMKMEQEVEEDW; via the exons ATGTTTGGCTTTCATAAGCCGAAGATGTACCGCAGCCTTGATGGATGCTGCATCTGCAGGGCAAAATCCTCCAGCTCTCGTTTCACTGACAGCAAACGCTATGAGAGAGACTTTCAGAGCTGCTTTGG TTTAGGTGAGACTCGCTCTGGTGAAATCTGCAATGCTTGCGTTCTGCTGGTGAAACGCTGGAAGAAGCTTCCTGTCGGTTCCAAGAAGAACTGGAATCAT GTGGTTGATGCCCGAGGGGGACCCAGTCTGAAAACTACAGTGAAGTCCAAGAAAGTCAAATCTCTGTCCAGACGGATCAGACCGAACCAGCTCAGCAGAGTTCAGAAAGAACTGAAGAGACACA ATTCAGATGCTCACAGCACCACCTCCAGTGCTAGCCCCGCCCAGTCACCCAGCTACAGTAACCAATCAGATGAAGGCTCTGACTCTGAGTTGACTCCTGGCTCCGCCCGCTCTCCAGTCTTTTCCTTCTTGGACCTGACATACTGGAAAAG GCAGCGGGTATGTTGTGGCATCATCTACAAAGGTCGCTTTGGGGAGGTTTTGATCGACCCTCATCTCTACAAGCCCTGCTGTCAGAAAAAACAGGAGCAAGagcaggaggaagaagaagaagaggaggaggaggaagaagaggaagatggTGACCTTGAGAAAGAGGAGGTGCAGAGCAGTCAAGAAATTCTTCAGCCGCACTCCTCTCCCCAAATGAAAATGGAGCAGGAAGTGGAAGAGGATTGGTGA